In Nocardia sp. NBC_00403, one DNA window encodes the following:
- a CDS encoding enoyl-CoA hydratase/isomerase family protein gives MTSSTETEYVTTVDGVLQITIATSANGTSMDFAGIAAGSAALRTLGSDVGAVLLTGTGANFCAGGNVRGFAAAEDRAAHIHGLATDLHEFVRALDETVVPVVAGVQGWAAGAGMSLVCLADIALGGPSTKLRPAYPGIGLSPDGGMSWTLPRIVGAGRAREILLTDAVIDAETAVRLGILSRVVADDDVRAEALNLARSLSRGPRSTYASIKSLLVQSSSATLSEQLDYERDAITAAANGPAGREGVDAFVEKRKPNYV, from the coding sequence ATGACCTCCTCCACCGAGACCGAGTACGTCACCACCGTCGACGGCGTGCTGCAGATCACCATCGCCACCTCAGCCAACGGCACCTCCATGGATTTCGCGGGTATCGCCGCGGGTTCGGCCGCCTTGCGGACCCTCGGTTCCGATGTGGGTGCGGTGCTGTTGACCGGAACCGGTGCGAATTTCTGTGCAGGCGGCAATGTGCGCGGCTTCGCGGCGGCCGAGGATCGCGCTGCGCATATCCACGGTCTCGCAACGGATCTGCACGAATTCGTCCGCGCGCTCGACGAGACGGTGGTGCCGGTGGTCGCCGGGGTCCAGGGCTGGGCGGCGGGCGCCGGGATGAGCCTGGTCTGCCTCGCCGACATCGCGCTCGGTGGCCCGAGCACCAAACTGCGGCCGGCCTACCCGGGTATCGGACTGAGCCCGGACGGCGGCATGTCGTGGACGCTGCCGCGCATCGTCGGCGCGGGGCGGGCTCGCGAAATCCTGCTCACCGATGCGGTTATCGATGCCGAAACAGCCGTGCGCCTCGGCATCCTCAGTCGCGTGGTTGCCGACGACGACGTGCGTGCCGAGGCGCTGAACCTGGCTCGCAGCCTTTCCCGCGGACCTCGATCGACCTATGCGAGCATCAAATCACTTCTGGTGCAATCGTCTTCGGCGACGCTGAGCGAGCAGCTCGACTACGAACGCGATGCCATCACCGCGGCCGCCAACGGCCCCGCCGGGCGGGAAGGCGTCGACGCGTTCGTCGAGAAGCGTAAGCCCAATTACGTGTAG
- the recG gene encoding ATP-dependent DNA helicase RecG — translation MATLSDRLDHLLGVKAAEPLADAFDMHTVEDLLRHYPLRYATQGQPLTQEEPEEGAHITVIGRVTKTELRPMKNRRGRLLKVVLDTGSVRPIEITFFNGDKVSYLVREGVRAMMSGTVHWWRPDRWNLSHPDYLILPEKEDGSVENLTSVRGGGALRGLAQSAKGAGGVDVSFFEREYIPVYPATAKVQSWDLLACVRQVLDQLDPIDDPLPTDLRADRGLLKVSEALRLIHLPESKTDIEQARERLRFDEALALQLVLAERRHEVEGRAARPCPPRSDGIAAVFDTRLPFELTEGQRQVISEISADLSRTHPMHRLLQGEVGSGKTIVALHAMLQVVDAGQQCALLAPTEVLAAQHYRSLRAMLGDLGTAGELGAAEQATKVVLVTGSMSAGTKKAALLDAVTGEAGIVIGTHALIQDAVEFFDLGMVVVDEQHRFGVEQRDALRAKAKAGSSPHLLVMTATPIPRTIAMTTLGDLETSTLTQLPRGRSPIISKVVPRKQHPSWVDRAWERILEEVAAGRQAYVVCSRIGDDEDAARAGKSRNGRSKSGDKPEPEKEGPTTQAAVEVFDTLRAGPLSGVRVGLLHGRLPSDEKDQVMRAFNDGDIDVLVCTTVVEVGVDVPNATVMVILDADRFGVSQLHQLRGRIGRGKHAGLCLLVTDANPGGTAMARLNAVSATTDGFELAVLDLRQRREGDVLGAAQSGTARSLRLLSLLDDLEVITAAQDLARKVVAADPGLAKHPGLAGMMHAAVDGERIEYLAKS, via the coding sequence ATGGCGACATTGAGCGATCGGCTCGACCACCTGCTCGGCGTGAAGGCGGCCGAGCCGCTGGCCGACGCGTTCGACATGCACACGGTCGAGGACTTGCTGCGGCACTACCCGCTGCGCTACGCGACCCAGGGCCAGCCCCTCACGCAGGAAGAGCCCGAGGAGGGCGCGCATATCACCGTCATCGGCCGGGTGACCAAAACCGAACTGCGGCCGATGAAGAACCGCAGGGGCAGGCTGCTCAAGGTCGTCCTCGACACCGGCTCGGTGCGTCCGATCGAGATCACCTTCTTCAATGGAGACAAGGTGAGTTACCTTGTCCGCGAAGGAGTCCGGGCGATGATGTCGGGCACCGTGCACTGGTGGCGGCCGGACCGGTGGAACCTTTCGCATCCCGATTATCTGATCCTGCCGGAGAAGGAAGACGGCTCGGTCGAGAACCTGACCTCGGTGCGCGGCGGCGGTGCGCTGCGCGGGCTGGCGCAGAGCGCGAAAGGCGCTGGAGGCGTGGATGTCTCCTTCTTCGAACGGGAATACATTCCGGTGTATCCCGCTACCGCGAAGGTGCAGAGCTGGGATCTGCTCGCCTGTGTCCGGCAGGTGCTCGATCAGCTGGACCCGATCGACGATCCGTTGCCGACCGACCTACGCGCGGATCGCGGGCTGCTGAAGGTGTCCGAAGCGCTGCGGCTGATCCATTTGCCGGAGAGCAAGACCGACATCGAGCAGGCAAGGGAGCGTTTGCGTTTCGACGAGGCGCTGGCATTGCAGCTGGTGCTCGCCGAACGTCGGCACGAGGTGGAGGGACGCGCGGCGCGGCCGTGCCCGCCACGATCCGACGGCATTGCCGCGGTCTTCGACACCCGCCTGCCATTCGAACTGACCGAAGGGCAGCGGCAGGTGATCTCGGAGATCTCCGCTGACCTCTCGCGTACCCATCCCATGCACCGTTTGCTGCAGGGCGAGGTGGGTTCGGGCAAGACGATCGTCGCGCTGCACGCGATGCTGCAGGTGGTCGATGCGGGCCAGCAGTGCGCGCTGCTGGCGCCGACGGAAGTGCTTGCCGCTCAGCACTATCGGTCATTGCGCGCGATGCTCGGCGACCTCGGCACCGCAGGCGAGCTGGGCGCCGCGGAGCAGGCCACCAAGGTCGTGCTGGTCACCGGTTCGATGTCGGCGGGCACGAAGAAGGCCGCGCTGCTCGACGCGGTCACCGGCGAGGCAGGCATCGTGATCGGCACCCATGCGTTGATCCAGGACGCCGTGGAGTTCTTCGATCTCGGCATGGTGGTGGTCGACGAACAGCACCGCTTCGGTGTCGAGCAGCGGGATGCTTTGCGCGCCAAGGCGAAAGCCGGCTCCAGTCCGCACCTGCTGGTGATGACCGCGACGCCGATTCCGCGCACCATCGCCATGACCACACTCGGTGATCTGGAGACCTCCACTCTCACCCAACTGCCGAGGGGACGTTCGCCGATCATCTCGAAGGTGGTGCCGCGCAAGCAGCATCCGAGCTGGGTCGATCGGGCCTGGGAACGGATCCTCGAAGAGGTCGCGGCGGGTCGGCAGGCCTATGTTGTCTGTTCCCGGATCGGTGACGACGAGGACGCCGCCCGCGCGGGCAAGTCCCGCAACGGCCGGTCGAAATCCGGCGACAAGCCCGAACCCGAGAAGGAGGGCCCGACGACGCAGGCCGCCGTCGAGGTGTTCGACACGCTGCGCGCCGGCCCGCTGTCGGGCGTCCGCGTCGGCCTGCTGCACGGCAGGCTGCCGTCGGATGAAAAAGACCAGGTGATGCGTGCTTTCAATGACGGTGACATCGATGTCCTTGTCTGCACCACCGTCGTCGAGGTCGGCGTCGACGTCCCGAATGCCACCGTGATGGTGATTCTCGATGCGGACCGATTCGGCGTCAGCCAGCTGCACCAGCTGCGCGGCCGTATCGGCCGCGGCAAACATGCCGGTCTCTGCCTGCTCGTCACCGACGCCAACCCCGGCGGCACCGCCATGGCACGGCTGAATGCGGTGTCGGCCACCACCGACGGGTTCGAACTCGCCGTCCTCGACCTACGCCAACGCCGCGAAGGCGACGTCCTCGGCGCTGCCCAATCCGGCACCGCCCGCTCCTTGCGACTGCTCTCGCTGCTCGACGACCTCGAAGTCATTACCGCCGCACAGGATTTGGCCAGGAAAGTAGTGGCGGCCGATCCCGGCCTGGCAAAGCACCCGGGCCTGGCAGGCATGATGCACGCCGCGGTCGATGGCGAGCGCATCGAATACCTAGCCAAATCCTGA
- the thiL gene encoding thiamine-phosphate kinase, producing MRELGEFALIERINAGRVQTRAVLLGPGDDAALVAAPDGRFVVTTDMLVQGRHFRLDWSSPHDIGRKAIAQNAADVVAMGAVPTAFVVALGCPADTPVEVIDGLTDGMWAEAARAGGSIAGGDLVLSPEIVLSVTAFGDLRGRAPLTRAGARVGDTVAVAGRLGWSAAGLAVLTTAVDPNIETFVDVVAAHRVPQPPYATVLDALSDSAGGRDAGESGPDAPPEDGVLGSNHEPPQSRGAAVFGSGVIGSAGHRTRTAPNALTDVSDGLLADLGHIAEASRVAIDLHSAALRDAALEEIARQLDADAAQWILTGGEDHAFVATWPQERFLPAGWVPIGRVLAGHGVTVDGAPRPGAGGWESFSGADSASDAATG from the coding sequence GCGGCGCCGGACGGGCGGTTCGTGGTGACCACCGACATGCTGGTGCAGGGTCGGCATTTTCGGCTCGATTGGTCGAGTCCGCACGACATCGGCCGCAAGGCGATTGCCCAGAACGCCGCCGACGTGGTCGCGATGGGCGCGGTGCCGACCGCATTCGTGGTTGCGCTCGGCTGCCCGGCCGACACCCCGGTCGAGGTGATCGACGGGTTGACCGACGGGATGTGGGCCGAGGCGGCCAGAGCCGGTGGTTCCATCGCGGGCGGCGATCTGGTCCTCAGCCCGGAGATCGTGCTGTCGGTGACGGCGTTCGGTGATCTGCGCGGTCGTGCACCCCTCACCAGAGCCGGTGCCCGGGTAGGGGATACGGTCGCGGTGGCGGGCCGCCTCGGCTGGTCGGCGGCGGGCCTCGCCGTGCTGACCACGGCAGTCGATCCGAACATCGAGACCTTTGTCGATGTGGTTGCGGCGCACCGGGTTCCGCAGCCGCCGTATGCCACGGTGCTGGACGCGCTGTCGGACTCCGCCGGTGGGCGCGACGCGGGCGAAAGCGGACCCGATGCGCCACCGGAGGACGGAGTGCTCGGGTCGAACCACGAACCGCCGCAGTCCCGTGGCGCGGCGGTATTCGGGTCGGGTGTCATCGGATCTGCCGGGCACCGCACCAGGACCGCGCCGAATGCGCTCACCGATGTGTCGGACGGATTGCTCGCCGATCTGGGACACATTGCCGAGGCGTCCAGGGTCGCCATCGATCTGCACTCCGCCGCATTGCGGGACGCCGCGCTCGAGGAAATCGCCCGACAGCTGGATGCCGATGCGGCGCAATGGATTCTGACCGGCGGCGAGGATCACGCCTTCGTCGCCACCTGGCCGCAGGAGCGGTTTCTGCCCGCCGGCTGGGTGCCGATCGGGCGGGTGCTGGCAGGTCACGGCGTCACCGTCGATGGTGCGCCGCGGCCGGGCGCGGGAGGCTGGGAATCCTTCAGCGGGGCGGACTCGGCATCCGACGCCGCGACCGGATAA
- a CDS encoding short-chain fatty acyl-CoA regulator family protein produces MRKMYAGARLRRLREERRMTQAALAKSLDLSPSYLNQLERDQRPLTIPVLLKLNSTFDLDVQFFAADSDARLVSDLHEVLVDAAGGDSAPLTEVEELATRLPEVARIVVSMHRRLRAATDQLDLLSARVAAPTGTPGTPMPYEDVRDFFYDHHNHIPQLDHAAEQLFEECGMTIGSLDRQLARVAEERAGVTVLVRGDGADPSIPKRHYDPESRTLTLARRLRPGQRAFQIATTLGFLLFGKELDAVLAETPSLTGESRALARIGLANYFAGALVLPYGRFLRSAEELHYDIDLLSLRFEVGFETICHRLSTLQRQGQRGVPFFLVRTDRAGNISKRQSATAFHFSRVGGSCPLWVVHEAFASPGRVSRQISVMPDGRRYLWIARTTMTAPHGFGTSTKNFAIGLGCDIEYADRLVYSTGLDLDDPTTGVPIGAGCKVCERPSCPQRAFPNIGSPLAVTEHTSTDLPYPRSAR; encoded by the coding sequence GTGCGCAAGATGTACGCGGGCGCCCGACTACGGCGGTTGCGCGAAGAACGGCGAATGACCCAGGCAGCCCTGGCGAAGTCGCTCGATCTATCGCCCAGCTACCTCAACCAACTCGAGCGTGACCAGCGACCACTCACCATCCCGGTACTGCTGAAACTCAACTCCACCTTCGACCTCGACGTGCAGTTCTTCGCCGCCGACTCGGACGCGCGGCTGGTCTCCGACTTGCACGAAGTGCTGGTCGATGCCGCGGGCGGCGACAGCGCGCCGCTGACCGAGGTGGAGGAACTGGCGACCCGGCTACCCGAGGTGGCCAGGATCGTCGTCTCGATGCACCGGCGATTGCGCGCCGCGACCGACCAGCTCGACCTGCTCTCGGCGCGGGTGGCCGCCCCAACCGGCACGCCCGGCACACCCATGCCCTATGAGGATGTGCGCGACTTCTTCTACGACCATCACAATCACATTCCGCAACTCGATCATGCTGCCGAACAGCTCTTCGAGGAATGCGGCATGACCATCGGCTCGCTCGATCGGCAACTCGCCAGAGTGGCCGAAGAGCGCGCGGGTGTAACGGTTCTCGTGCGCGGCGACGGCGCCGACCCATCGATCCCGAAACGACACTACGACCCGGAAAGCCGCACACTGACGCTGGCTCGACGGCTGCGACCCGGGCAGCGTGCCTTCCAGATCGCCACCACGCTCGGATTCTTGCTCTTCGGAAAAGAGCTGGACGCGGTGCTGGCCGAAACCCCCTCGCTGACCGGCGAATCCCGCGCGCTCGCACGCATCGGACTTGCCAACTACTTCGCCGGCGCATTAGTGCTGCCCTACGGCCGGTTCCTGCGCTCGGCCGAGGAGCTGCACTACGATATCGACCTGCTCAGCCTGCGGTTCGAGGTCGGTTTCGAAACGATCTGCCACCGGCTGAGCACCCTGCAGCGCCAGGGTCAGCGCGGCGTGCCGTTCTTCCTTGTCCGCACCGACCGCGCTGGCAATATCTCGAAACGTCAGTCCGCCACCGCATTCCATTTCTCCAGAGTCGGCGGCAGCTGTCCGCTGTGGGTGGTGCACGAGGCGTTCGCCAGCCCGGGCCGCGTCTCGAGGCAGATCTCCGTGATGCCCGACGGTCGCCGCTACCTGTGGATCGCCCGCACCACCATGACCGCGCCGCACGGATTCGGTACGTCCACAAAGAACTTCGCGATCGGGCTCGGCTGCGATATCGAATACGCCGACCGCCTGGTGTATTCGACCGGCCTCGACCTCGACGACCCCACCACCGGGGTACCGATCGGTGCGGGCTGCAAGGTCTGTGAACGCCCCTCATGTCCCCAGCGTGCCTTCCCCAATATTGGTAGCCCCCTTGCAGTCACCGAGCACACCAGCACAGACCTCCCGTATCCCCGCTCGGCGCGCTGA
- the rpmB gene encoding 50S ribosomal protein L28, whose translation MAAVCDVCAKGPGFGKSVSHSHRRTNRRWNPNIQTVRAQVAPGNTRRMNVCTSCLKAGKVARG comes from the coding sequence ATGGCTGCCGTCTGCGACGTCTGCGCCAAGGGCCCCGGCTTCGGGAAGTCGGTCTCGCACTCGCACCGGCGTACCAACCGTCGCTGGAACCCGAACATCCAGACCGTTCGCGCCCAGGTTGCGCCGGGTAACACCCGCCGCATGAACGTGTGCACCTCCTGCCTCAAGGCAGGCAAGGTCGCCCGCGGCTGA
- a CDS encoding uracil-DNA glycosylase — protein sequence MGAKPLTEIMDPGWAQALGPVEEQISAMGEFLRAENAAGRGYLPAGENVLRAFQRPFDAVRVLVVGQDPYPTPGHAMGLSFSVAPDVSPVPRSLANIFSEYTKDLGHPTPSCGDLSPWSDQGVLMLNRVLTVSPGQPASHRGKGWEAVTEQAIRALVARDEPLVAILWGKDASTLKPTLAEAEVPYIESAHPSPLSASRGFFGSRPFSRVNELLDELGAEPVDWRLP from the coding sequence ATGGGCGCGAAACCATTGACGGAAATCATGGATCCGGGTTGGGCGCAGGCTCTCGGACCGGTGGAGGAACAGATCTCCGCCATGGGCGAATTCCTGCGTGCCGAGAACGCTGCGGGGCGTGGCTATCTACCAGCGGGCGAGAACGTGCTGCGCGCCTTCCAGCGTCCGTTCGACGCAGTGCGGGTGCTCGTTGTCGGCCAGGACCCCTATCCGACGCCCGGGCACGCGATGGGGCTGAGTTTCTCTGTCGCGCCGGATGTTTCGCCGGTGCCGCGCAGCCTGGCCAATATCTTCTCCGAGTACACCAAGGACCTCGGTCACCCGACACCGTCCTGCGGTGACCTGAGCCCCTGGTCGGATCAGGGTGTGCTGATGTTGAACCGAGTGCTGACGGTGTCGCCGGGCCAGCCGGCCTCCCATCGCGGCAAGGGCTGGGAGGCGGTGACCGAGCAGGCGATCCGCGCGCTGGTTGCGCGCGACGAGCCGCTGGTCGCGATTCTGTGGGGCAAGGACGCCTCGACGCTCAAGCCGACGCTGGCCGAGGCCGAGGTGCCCTACATCGAGTCCGCGCATCCGTCTCCGCTGTCCGCGTCTCGCGGATTCTTCGGTTCCCGCCCGTTTTCCCGAGTGAACGAACTGCTCGACGAACTGGGCGCCGAACCGGTGGACTGGCGCCTGCCCTGA
- a CDS encoding DAK2 domain-containing protein → MSDGRTFVRPSALDGTALLRWGRVCLAGLERRREEINALNVFPIADSDTGTNMLATMRAAMQAADAAVVSAHSYRAPGSAVSAHDVASAMARGATLGARGNSGIILSQVLRGIAEAVHGGPLTGRTLREALARASALVREGLSVPVEGTILTVLDCAAGCAAACSNPALAEVAVAAADGAAEALGATPSQLGVLREAGVVDAGARGLVVLLDSLVSVTLGETPARPEYVRGEIGGSGVDVPDVAEPGPHFEVMYVLTETDERQVIRLRAALAELGDSVVVVGDGGGSWSAHVHCADAGAAVEAGLVAGTLSDIRIESFAITAQVGHTHADIAAGVDGVAHALAPAAHAGLVADTVGHRGVVPDDGVARDRAVVRDGGVARDGAVVRDDGARHAAIDVRGGLNARGEPADRGVLAVAAGAGAAALFEAAGAVVLGGDGPVTSAALLAAIRRLPNREVLVLPNGALPAHELVAVGVAARDAQRDVLLLPSGSMVQGLAALAVHDRGRIAVDDAFAMSEAAAATRWGSLRAATGRALTMVGTCESGDGLGLVGHDVVVIDRDVRTAGLTLLDRMLGFGGDLVTLLMGRSAPAGLADELTTHIVEGFPGIEVTVYSGGQQGDLVQIGVE, encoded by the coding sequence ATGAGCGATGGCCGGACCTTTGTCCGCCCGAGTGCTCTGGACGGCACAGCGCTACTGCGCTGGGGCCGGGTCTGCCTCGCGGGCCTGGAGCGGCGCCGCGAGGAGATCAACGCGCTCAATGTTTTCCCGATCGCCGATTCCGACACCGGCACCAACATGCTGGCAACCATGCGCGCGGCAATGCAGGCCGCCGACGCCGCGGTGGTTTCCGCGCATTCGTATCGCGCGCCGGGGAGCGCGGTATCCGCCCACGATGTGGCCTCCGCGATGGCGCGTGGGGCGACACTCGGGGCCCGCGGCAATTCCGGAATCATCCTCTCGCAGGTGCTGCGCGGCATCGCCGAAGCGGTGCACGGCGGACCGCTCACGGGACGCACGCTGCGCGAGGCTTTGGCGCGGGCCTCCGCTCTGGTGCGCGAGGGACTCAGCGTCCCGGTCGAGGGCACGATTCTCACGGTGCTGGATTGCGCGGCCGGTTGTGCCGCGGCCTGTTCGAATCCCGCTCTTGCCGAGGTGGCGGTGGCGGCGGCCGATGGAGCCGCCGAGGCGCTCGGCGCCACGCCCTCGCAGCTCGGGGTGTTGCGCGAGGCCGGGGTGGTCGATGCCGGAGCGCGCGGACTTGTGGTGCTGCTCGACAGTTTGGTCTCGGTCACACTGGGGGAGACGCCTGCCAGGCCGGAGTACGTTCGCGGTGAAATCGGCGGGTCCGGCGTGGACGTGCCCGACGTCGCGGAGCCAGGGCCGCATTTCGAAGTGATGTATGTGCTCACCGAGACCGACGAGCGGCAGGTCATCCGCTTGCGTGCGGCGCTGGCCGAGTTGGGGGACTCCGTCGTTGTGGTCGGTGACGGCGGTGGGTCGTGGTCGGCGCATGTGCACTGTGCGGATGCAGGCGCTGCGGTCGAGGCGGGCCTGGTCGCAGGCACCTTGAGCGACATCAGGATCGAAAGCTTCGCGATCACCGCACAGGTCGGCCATACGCATGCCGACATTGCCGCGGGTGTCGACGGTGTCGCGCATGCCCTCGCACCGGCCGCCCACGCTGGACTCGTCGCCGACACCGTTGGACACCGTGGAGTTGTTCCGGACGATGGAGTTGCCCGGGATCGCGCAGTTGTTCGGGACGGTGGAGTTGCTCGGGACGGGGCGGTTGTTCGCGACGATGGCGCTCGGCACGCCGCGATCGATGTGCGCGGCGGTCTGAACGCACGCGGTGAGCCGGCGGACCGCGGGGTGCTCGCTGTTGCGGCGGGAGCGGGAGCCGCCGCGCTGTTCGAGGCCGCGGGCGCGGTGGTGCTCGGCGGTGACGGCCCGGTCACCAGCGCCGCGCTGCTCGCCGCGATCCGGCGGCTGCCCAACCGTGAGGTGCTGGTGCTGCCCAATGGTGCGCTGCCCGCACACGAATTGGTCGCCGTCGGCGTTGCGGCCCGTGACGCACAACGCGACGTGTTGCTGCTGCCGAGCGGATCCATGGTGCAGGGACTGGCGGCGCTGGCCGTGCACGATCGTGGCCGGATCGCGGTCGACGACGCCTTCGCGATGTCCGAGGCGGCCGCGGCCACCCGCTGGGGTTCGCTGCGCGCGGCCACCGGCCGCGCGCTCACCATGGTCGGCACCTGTGAATCCGGTGACGGGCTCGGGTTGGTCGGTCACGACGTGGTGGTGATCGATCGGGATGTACGGACAGCGGGACTGACCCTGCTCGACCGGATGCTGGGTTTCGGCGGTGACCTGGTCACCCTGCTGATGGGCCGGTCGGCGCCCGCCGGGCTCGCCGACGAACTGACCACGCACATCGTCGAGGGCTTCCCCGGTATCGAGGTCACCGTGTATTCCGGTGGGCAGCAAGGAGATCTGGTGCAGATAGGGGTGGAATAG
- a CDS encoding alpha/beta fold hydrolase, whose product MSNANNLLDPVRLRLRGSGGIELAADRFGPADGPLVLFLHGGGQTRHSWKQTGAKLAAAGMQVVTLDARGHGDSQWAPDSDYRRETMVADLVSVLEQLGAPAVVVGASMGGITGLLTTTVPGGAAISALVLVDIVTRPEHDGVARVIDFLGKHRDGFDTVEQASDAVAEYMPHRPRPKNSDGLLRNLRERDGRWYWHWDPDMLKNRVEDATDMTDEMEAAARVLTIPVLLVRGMQSDVVSAEGAAAFQDLVPHAELVEIGGAAHTAAGDDNDAFTDAVAKFVLASTP is encoded by the coding sequence GTGAGTAATGCGAACAATCTTCTCGATCCGGTCCGGCTGCGGCTGCGCGGGTCGGGTGGAATCGAGCTGGCCGCCGACCGGTTCGGCCCGGCCGACGGTCCGCTCGTCCTGTTCCTCCACGGTGGCGGGCAGACCAGGCACTCGTGGAAGCAGACGGGTGCGAAGCTGGCTGCCGCCGGGATGCAGGTCGTCACTCTGGACGCGCGCGGCCACGGCGACAGCCAGTGGGCGCCCGACAGCGATTACCGCCGCGAAACGATGGTCGCCGACCTTGTTTCGGTGCTGGAGCAGTTGGGCGCCCCAGCTGTAGTCGTGGGTGCGAGCATGGGCGGGATCACCGGACTGTTGACGACCACGGTCCCCGGTGGCGCGGCGATCAGCGCGCTCGTCCTCGTAGATATCGTCACCCGCCCCGAGCATGACGGGGTCGCGCGGGTGATCGACTTCCTCGGCAAGCATCGCGACGGTTTCGACACCGTCGAGCAGGCATCCGACGCGGTCGCCGAATACATGCCGCACCGTCCACGGCCCAAGAACTCCGACGGGCTGCTGCGGAATCTGCGTGAGCGTGACGGTCGCTGGTACTGGCACTGGGATCCCGACATGCTGAAGAATCGCGTCGAGGATGCAACGGACATGACCGACGAGATGGAAGCCGCCGCGCGCGTACTGACCATCCCGGTCTTGCTCGTGCGGGGCATGCAGTCGGATGTGGTCAGTGCCGAGGGCGCGGCCGCTTTTCAGGATTTGGTGCCACACGCCGAGCTGGTCGAGATCGGCGGTGCGGCGCACACGGCCGCCGGTGACGACAATGATGCCTTCACCGACGCCGTCGCGAAATTCGTCTTGGCCTCGACGCCCTAG
- a CDS encoding GNAT family N-acetyltransferase, producing MTPWQIVPLAAEHTRSLAECHIACWREAYQDLVPAHVLAAFDVERRTAQWERNRITYPGHTHVALVDDEVIGFVSAGPTRDRPPVPATELNALYVRSPWYGTGIAHELIHTVLDPQTPCSLWVFEENPRAQRFYRKHGFELDGTRRVEAFTPTFEVRMVRFPHDSVQS from the coding sequence ATGACCCCGTGGCAGATCGTCCCGCTCGCCGCCGAACACACCCGCAGCCTGGCCGAGTGCCACATCGCCTGCTGGCGCGAGGCCTACCAGGACCTGGTACCAGCGCACGTGCTCGCCGCCTTCGACGTCGAACGACGGACGGCACAGTGGGAACGCAATCGGATCACATACCCGGGACATACCCACGTCGCGCTCGTCGACGACGAAGTGATCGGCTTCGTCAGCGCGGGCCCGACCCGCGACCGGCCTCCGGTGCCCGCAACCGAATTGAATGCGCTGTATGTCCGGTCCCCCTGGTACGGCACCGGCATCGCGCACGAGCTGATTCACACGGTTCTCGACCCGCAGACACCGTGCTCGCTGTGGGTGTTCGAGGAAAACCCGCGCGCGCAGCGCTTCTACCGCAAGCACGGCTTCGAACTCGATGGCACACGCCGGGTCGAAGCGTTCACACCCACGTTCGAGGTTCGGATGGTGCGCTTTCCGCACGATAGTGTGCAGTCATGA